A window of Thermodesulforhabdaceae bacterium genomic DNA:
TAGGACTTGAGCCAAAGATGCGTTTTGTCTGCTGTGCAACTGCTGGAGTTGATCCAAGGATTATGGGCACTGCTCCTGTTCCCGCAACCAGGAAGGCTCTCGAGCGAGCGGGACTTAAAATGGATGATGTCGATGTTATTGAAATCAATGAAGCTTTTGCCGTGCAGGTGCTTTACTGTTTGGATAGGTTGGGGCTTAGTGCTGACGATCCTCGAGTTAACATGTGGGGCGGGGCAATAGCTTACGGTCATCCTCTTGCAGCATCTGGTGCTCGTCTTATTGCCTTTCTACAACGTATCTTCAGAGAAAATCCCAGCTATCGCTACGGTATTACAACGCTCTGTGTCGGCCGTGGACAGGGTTACACCATCATCTGGGAAAATCTTATGAGATAATAAAAAGCAGGGGGATTGAAATGAGCGATATCACCCGATATGGGGAGTTTTTTGCTCAGCCGGTCAGCTTAATAGGTGTCGGAGCTGTAAAGCGGCTTCCTGCTCTGGTTAAAACATTGGGAAAGCACAAAGCACTCATTTGTACGGACAAAGGCGTAGTAGGTATTGCTTGTGATATCGCCAGAGAATTGAAAGACAAAGCAGGGATAGCTGTTGAAATTTTCGACGGTGTTATTCCCAATCCGTCTGGTGAATGTGTAGAAAAAGGTTATCAACAGTTTTTAGAAAACCAATGCGACATGCTCATTTCCGTTGGTGGGGGCAGTTCTCACGACACAGCAAAGGCGATTGGAGTAATGGTGTCTCACGGCGGATCTTTGTGGGACTATGTGGGTATTAATAAACTGCAGAGAGCCATTCCCCCTGTTGTTTCCATAAATACCACGGCTGGCACAGGCAGTGAGGTTACCAGATTTGCCGTTATTACTAACCTAGAAAAGAAGACCAAACTTACAATTATCGACTGGAGACTTGTTCCTATCATTGCAGTAAACGATCCAGAACTTATGATAGCCATGCCGCCGCCTCTTACTGCGGCAACAGGTATGGATGCTTTAACTCATGCTATCGAAGCTTATGTTTCTCGAAGCGCAACACCTATTACCGATACTCTCGCCTTAAAAGCTATTAATCTCATCTCCAAATATCTCAGAAAAGCCTTTGCTAATGGAAAAGATATAGAAGCCCGGTCTGCCATGGCTTATGGGCAATATCTTGCGGGACTTGCATTCAATAGTGCTGGAGTGGGATGTGTTCACGCTGTAGCTCACCAACTTGGAGGCCTTTACAATCTTCCCCATGGAATTTGCAATGCTGTCCTACTTCCA
This region includes:
- a CDS encoding iron-containing alcohol dehydrogenase is translated as MSDITRYGEFFAQPVSLIGVGAVKRLPALVKTLGKHKALICTDKGVVGIACDIARELKDKAGIAVEIFDGVIPNPSGECVEKGYQQFLENQCDMLISVGGGSSHDTAKAIGVMVSHGGSLWDYVGINKLQRAIPPVVSINTTAGTGSEVTRFAVITNLEKKTKLTIIDWRLVPIIAVNDPELMIAMPPPLTAATGMDALTHAIEAYVSRSATPITDTLALKAINLISKYLRKAFANGKDIEARSAMAYGQYLAGLAFNSAGVGCVHAVAHQLGGLYNLPHGICNAVLLPWIQGFNLIACIERLADIAVAMGEGQPGLSVRVLAERAIEAMRILARDLGIPERLRELGVKEEDIPNIATGALNDPSSFTNPRKAGKEELMALLRKAL